One window of the Thermasporomyces composti genome contains the following:
- a CDS encoding GNAT family N-acetyltransferase — MSKQTADVRVRVAWPADTPAVARVQVRAWRQVYASVLPREVLDALDEEAIAQQWRLSLLRPPDARHRLLVAFEGDQLVGYAATGPADDPDADPIADGAINALHVDPDYTGRGHGSRLLQACADTLVADGFRRAVTWLVSTDDVLRRFLSEAGWAPDGAFRELDLYGDGAVRVKQVRLHCALPEPDPEGDPQGDTTDS, encoded by the coding sequence ATGAGCAAACAGACGGCCGACGTCCGCGTGCGTGTCGCGTGGCCGGCCGACACACCCGCCGTCGCACGGGTCCAAGTTCGCGCGTGGCGCCAGGTCTATGCCTCGGTCCTGCCTCGCGAGGTGCTGGACGCCCTGGACGAGGAGGCGATCGCGCAGCAGTGGCGGCTCTCCCTGCTCCGGCCGCCCGACGCCCGCCACCGGCTGCTCGTGGCCTTCGAGGGCGACCAGCTCGTCGGCTACGCGGCCACCGGCCCGGCCGACGATCCCGACGCCGACCCGATCGCCGACGGCGCGATCAACGCTCTCCACGTCGATCCGGACTACACCGGTCGCGGGCACGGCTCCCGACTGTTGCAGGCCTGCGCGGACACCCTCGTGGCCGATGGGTTCCGCCGTGCCGTGACGTGGCTGGTGAGCACGGACGACGTCCTGCGGCGGTTCCTCAGCGAGGCCGGCTGGGCGCCCGACGGCGCGTTCCGGGAGCTGGACCTCTACGGCGATGGGGCGGTTCGGGTCAAGCAGGTCCGTCTGCACTGCGCGCTGCCCGAGCCGGATCCCGAAGGCGACCCCCAGGGCGACACCACCGACTCGTAA
- a CDS encoding AzlC family ABC transporter permease yields the protein MTDLDTQTVPTDARRAVIRDAAAIGVATGAYGVSYGAIGIAAGLSVAQTCALSLLAFTGASQFAFVGVVGGGGALVSAVATALLLGTRNAFYGLRLTSLLDPRGLRRLLTAHVVIDETTAMAVGRRTPELARLGFWATAIILFSLWNLGTLIGALAGSALGDPRVYGFDAAAPAAFLALLRPQLASRRAGAVAIAAALIAIALVPLVPVGVPVLLAGAAAVVAGLWRATNATVEENR from the coding sequence ATGACCGACCTCGACACCCAGACCGTGCCCACCGACGCCCGACGAGCCGTCATCCGTGACGCGGCCGCCATCGGCGTCGCCACCGGTGCGTACGGCGTCTCCTACGGCGCGATCGGCATAGCCGCCGGGCTGTCGGTGGCGCAGACCTGCGCGCTGTCGCTGCTGGCCTTCACCGGTGCCTCCCAGTTCGCCTTCGTCGGCGTGGTCGGGGGCGGCGGCGCCCTGGTCTCCGCCGTCGCCACCGCGCTCCTGCTCGGCACGCGCAACGCCTTCTACGGCCTGCGCCTGACCAGCCTGCTCGATCCGCGCGGGCTCCGCCGGCTCCTCACGGCGCACGTGGTGATCGACGAGACCACCGCGATGGCCGTGGGCCGTCGCACACCCGAGCTCGCCCGTCTGGGCTTCTGGGCGACCGCGATCATCCTGTTCTCGCTGTGGAACCTTGGAACCCTCATCGGCGCGCTCGCTGGAAGCGCGCTCGGCGACCCCCGCGTGTACGGCTTCGACGCCGCCGCACCAGCCGCCTTCCTCGCACTCCTGCGTCCGCAGCTGGCTAGTCGGCGTGCGGGGGCCGTCGCGATCGCGGCCGCGCTCATCGCCATCGCTCTCGTGCCGCTCGTTCCGGTCGGCGTCCCTGTCCTGCTCGCCGGCGCCGCCGCCGTCGTCGCGGGGCTGTGGCGGGCGACCAACGCCACGGTGGAGGAGAACCGATGA
- a CDS encoding AzlD domain-containing protein, translated as MTLWTAVLLAAAGCYLLKLAGLSVPQQVLERPAVRRTAALLPVALLAALVVVQTFSSGQRLVLDARAVGLGVALAAVLLRAPFIVVVAAATVATALTRLIL; from the coding sequence ATGACGCTGTGGACCGCCGTCCTCCTGGCCGCCGCCGGGTGCTACCTGCTCAAGCTCGCTGGGCTGTCCGTGCCACAGCAAGTCCTGGAGCGGCCCGCGGTGCGGCGAACCGCCGCCTTGCTGCCGGTGGCGCTGCTGGCCGCTCTCGTGGTCGTCCAGACCTTCAGCAGCGGGCAGCGGCTGGTCCTCGACGCTCGCGCGGTGGGACTCGGTGTTGCGCTGGCGGCGGTGCTGCTCCGCGCGCCCTTCATCGTCGTCGTTGCGGCAGCCACGGTCGCGACCGCGCTCACCCGACTGATCCTGTGA
- the dapB gene encoding 4-hydroxy-tetrahydrodipicolinate reductase, translating into MTIKVGVLGARGRMGSEVCRAVSAADDMELVAQVDVGDPRDQLVAGGAQVVVDFTHPDAVMDNLRFCVDNRLHAVVGTTGFTTERLETVRGWLDGAPGVGVVIAPNFSVGAVLMMRFAELAAPHFESVEIVELHHPGKADAPSGTAARTADLVADARKAAGLGEPPDATTQEVEGARGARVSDIRVHSVRLAGLVAHQEVLFGGHGETLTIRHDSLSRTSFMPGVLLAVRSVVDRPGLTVGLEHLLGLR; encoded by the coding sequence ATGACGATCAAGGTGGGTGTGCTCGGCGCGCGCGGGCGGATGGGCTCGGAGGTCTGTCGAGCGGTGAGTGCCGCCGACGACATGGAGCTCGTGGCTCAGGTGGACGTGGGCGACCCGAGGGACCAACTCGTCGCGGGAGGTGCCCAGGTCGTCGTCGACTTCACCCATCCCGACGCGGTGATGGACAACCTCCGCTTCTGCGTGGACAACCGTCTGCACGCCGTGGTCGGCACGACCGGCTTCACGACTGAGCGGCTGGAAACGGTGCGCGGATGGCTCGACGGCGCGCCAGGGGTCGGCGTTGTGATCGCACCGAACTTCTCCGTGGGCGCGGTGCTGATGATGCGCTTCGCCGAGCTCGCCGCCCCGCACTTCGAGTCGGTCGAGATCGTCGAGCTTCACCACCCGGGCAAGGCGGACGCGCCGTCCGGAACGGCAGCGCGGACCGCCGACCTGGTCGCGGACGCGCGGAAGGCGGCGGGTCTCGGTGAGCCGCCCGACGCCACCACCCAGGAGGTCGAGGGCGCGCGAGGCGCGCGGGTGAGCGACATCCGCGTGCACAGCGTGCGACTCGCCGGGCTCGTGGCGCACCAGGAGGTGCTGTTCGGCGGCCACGGCGAGACGCTCACCATCCGGCACGACTCGCTGTCCCGGACGTCGTTCATGCCGGGTGTCCTACTGGCCGTTCGGTCGGTCGTCGACCGGCCGGGTCTGACGGTGGGCCTCGAGCACCTCCTGGGCTTGCGCTGA
- a CDS encoding M16 family metallopeptidase, with translation MSPRSLRLRTSQPPGTTRTLLTEEDGGIVRRTVLPGGLRVVTEAMPQVRSVTFGVWVGVGSRDETPSLAGASHYLEHLLFKGTKRRDALEISSAIDAVGGEMNAFTTKEYTCYYARVLDTDLPLAVDVVCDMVTSSVLASADVESERGVILEEIAMHEDDPSDAVHDVFARQLWGDSPLGRPILGTVESIQALTRRQVVTYYRRRYRPPVTVVSAAGNVDHRKVVRLVREAFGASLDGEASPAPPRVGGAGPSVRHGEVGLVSRSTEQVNLVLGVPGLIRTDERRFVLGVLNAALGGGMSSRLFQEIREKRGLAYSVYSFVSHYADAGMFGVYAGCLPSKADEVLKLCREELAKVAEHGITEEELARGKGQMRGSLVLGLEDTGSRMSRLAKAELVYGELLSVDEILRRIDAVTLDDVRAVARELLTATPSLAVVGPFDDPERFASAVR, from the coding sequence GTGAGCCCGCGTTCCCTTCGGCTTCGCACGAGTCAACCACCCGGCACGACCAGGACCCTGCTCACGGAGGAGGACGGCGGCATCGTCCGCCGGACGGTCTTGCCGGGTGGACTCCGTGTCGTCACCGAGGCGATGCCGCAGGTGCGCTCGGTGACCTTCGGTGTCTGGGTGGGCGTGGGGTCGCGGGACGAGACACCTTCGCTCGCAGGCGCCAGCCACTACCTGGAGCACCTGCTGTTCAAGGGCACCAAGCGGCGCGACGCCCTGGAGATCTCCTCGGCGATCGACGCGGTGGGCGGCGAGATGAACGCCTTCACCACCAAGGAGTACACCTGCTACTACGCCAGGGTGCTCGACACGGACCTCCCCTTGGCCGTGGACGTCGTCTGCGACATGGTGACCTCCTCCGTCCTCGCCTCCGCGGACGTGGAGAGCGAGCGGGGCGTCATCCTCGAGGAGATCGCCATGCACGAGGACGACCCGTCCGATGCCGTGCACGACGTCTTCGCGCGGCAGCTGTGGGGTGACTCGCCCCTGGGCCGGCCGATTCTCGGCACGGTGGAGTCCATTCAGGCGCTCACGCGCCGCCAGGTGGTCACGTACTACCGGCGCCGGTACCGACCTCCGGTCACGGTGGTGTCCGCGGCTGGCAACGTCGACCACCGGAAAGTGGTTCGGCTGGTCCGCGAGGCGTTCGGCGCTTCGCTGGACGGCGAGGCCTCCCCGGCGCCGCCACGCGTCGGTGGCGCGGGGCCGTCCGTACGGCATGGCGAGGTGGGTCTGGTCTCCCGGTCGACCGAGCAGGTGAACCTCGTGCTCGGTGTCCCCGGGTTGATTCGCACGGACGAACGGCGGTTCGTGCTGGGCGTGCTCAACGCCGCGCTCGGCGGCGGCATGTCGAGCCGGCTGTTCCAGGAGATTCGCGAGAAGCGGGGCCTGGCGTACTCGGTCTATTCCTTCGTCTCCCACTACGCGGACGCCGGCATGTTCGGCGTCTACGCCGGCTGCCTGCCGAGCAAGGCCGACGAGGTGCTCAAGCTGTGCCGGGAGGAGTTGGCCAAGGTCGCCGAGCACGGCATCACCGAGGAGGAGCTCGCGCGAGGGAAAGGTCAGATGCGCGGCTCGCTGGTGCTGGGGTTGGAGGACACCGGCTCTCGCATGTCGCGCCTGGCCAAGGCCGAACTCGTCTACGGTGAGCTGTTGAGCGTCGACGAGATCCTGCGCCGGATCGACGCGGTGACCCTGGACGATGTCCGCGCGGTCGCGCGAGAGCTGCTCACCGCGACCCCGTCGCTGGCGGTGGTCGGACCGTTCGACGACCCGGAGCGGTTCGCGTCGGCTGTGCGCTGA
- a CDS encoding polyribonucleotide nucleotidyltransferase, giving the protein MEGPGIHSVEAVIDNGRFGPRKIRFETGRLAQQAAGSAVAYLDDETMVLSATSASKQPRDQFDFFPLTVDVEERSYAAGKIPGSVFRREGRPSEDAILTCRLIDRPLRPSFVKGLRNEVQIIVTVLALHPDAIYDVLAINAASASTQLAGLPFSGPVGAVRVALIDNEWVAFPRRSELENAVFDMVVAGRLLEDGDVAIMMVEAESTEATWNLVQSGRQAPTEEVVAEGLEAAKAPIRVMCQTQAKLAEKAAKPVAEFPLFNDYEDDVYEAVSQAVQSELAEALTISKKAEREDRLDEVKALALERLGADFEGREKEIAAALRALTKKLVRDRVLREGVRIDGRGPTDIRPLAAEVNVVPRVHGSALFERGETQILGVTTLNMLSMERRIGLTLAEDTTKRYMHNYNMPPYSTGEVGRVGSPKRREIGHGALAERALVPVLPSREEFPYAIRQVSEAIGSNGSTSMGSVCASTLSLLSAGVPLKAPVAGIAMGLISDEVDGETRYVTLTDILGAEDAFGDMDFKVAGTRDFITALQLDTKLDGIPASVLASALRQARDARLTILGVMEKAISAPAEMSPYAPRILTMKIPVDKIGEVIGPKGKVINQIQDDTGAEITIEDDGTIFIGAVDGESVEAARAMIAGIATPAMPEVGERYLGTVVKTTNFGAFISLVPGRDGLLHISKLRALSGGKRVENVEDVLKVGDKLQVEIGEIDERGKLSLVPVLDDSNKPRKK; this is encoded by the coding sequence GTGGAGGGTCCCGGTATTCACAGCGTCGAGGCGGTCATCGACAACGGCCGCTTCGGCCCTCGCAAGATTCGTTTCGAGACCGGGCGGCTCGCCCAGCAGGCGGCAGGCTCGGCCGTCGCCTACCTCGACGACGAGACGATGGTCTTGTCGGCGACGTCGGCGAGCAAGCAGCCCAGAGATCAGTTCGACTTCTTCCCGCTGACGGTCGACGTCGAGGAGCGCAGCTACGCGGCCGGCAAGATCCCCGGCTCGGTGTTCCGTCGCGAGGGCCGGCCCAGCGAGGACGCGATCTTGACCTGCCGACTGATCGACCGGCCGCTGCGGCCGTCGTTCGTCAAGGGTCTGCGCAACGAGGTGCAGATCATCGTCACGGTGCTGGCGCTGCACCCGGACGCCATCTACGACGTCCTCGCGATCAACGCCGCGTCAGCCTCCACCCAGCTCGCCGGCCTCCCGTTCTCCGGCCCGGTCGGCGCGGTCCGGGTGGCCTTGATCGACAACGAGTGGGTGGCGTTCCCGCGGCGCAGTGAGCTCGAGAACGCCGTGTTCGACATGGTGGTGGCCGGGCGGCTGCTCGAGGACGGCGACGTCGCGATCATGATGGTCGAGGCGGAGTCCACCGAGGCGACCTGGAACCTCGTCCAGTCCGGCCGTCAAGCGCCGACTGAGGAGGTCGTGGCCGAGGGCCTGGAGGCCGCGAAGGCGCCGATCCGCGTCATGTGCCAGACCCAGGCCAAGCTCGCCGAGAAGGCCGCCAAGCCGGTCGCGGAGTTCCCGCTCTTCAACGACTACGAGGACGACGTCTACGAGGCGGTGTCTCAGGCGGTGCAGTCCGAGCTCGCTGAGGCGCTGACGATCTCGAAGAAGGCCGAGCGGGAGGACCGCCTCGACGAGGTCAAGGCGCTGGCCCTGGAGCGTCTCGGCGCCGACTTCGAGGGCCGCGAGAAGGAGATCGCTGCGGCGCTGCGTGCGCTGACCAAGAAGCTGGTCCGCGACCGGGTGCTGCGGGAAGGCGTCCGCATCGACGGTCGTGGCCCGACCGACATCCGTCCGCTGGCGGCGGAGGTCAATGTGGTGCCCCGGGTCCACGGCTCGGCGCTGTTCGAGCGCGGTGAGACCCAGATCCTCGGTGTCACGACGCTCAACATGCTGTCGATGGAGCGTCGCATCGGCCTGACCTTGGCCGAGGACACCACCAAGCGCTACATGCACAACTACAACATGCCGCCGTACTCGACCGGTGAGGTCGGACGCGTCGGCTCACCGAAGCGGCGCGAGATCGGTCACGGCGCGCTCGCCGAGCGGGCGCTGGTGCCCGTCCTCCCGTCCCGTGAGGAGTTCCCGTACGCCATCCGCCAGGTTTCGGAGGCGATCGGCTCCAACGGCTCGACCTCGATGGGTTCGGTTTGCGCCTCGACACTGTCCCTGCTCAGCGCTGGGGTACCGCTGAAGGCGCCAGTTGCCGGTATCGCGATGGGGCTCATCAGCGACGAGGTCGACGGCGAGACCAGGTACGTCACGCTGACCGACATCCTCGGTGCTGAGGACGCGTTCGGCGACATGGACTTCAAGGTCGCCGGCACTCGGGACTTCATCACGGCGCTGCAGCTGGACACCAAGCTCGACGGCATCCCGGCGTCGGTGCTGGCGTCGGCGCTGCGGCAGGCGCGGGACGCTCGGCTGACGATCCTCGGCGTGATGGAGAAGGCGATCTCCGCGCCGGCGGAGATGTCGCCGTACGCGCCGCGCATCCTCACGATGAAGATCCCGGTGGACAAGATCGGCGAGGTGATCGGGCCGAAGGGCAAGGTCATCAACCAGATCCAGGACGACACCGGTGCCGAGATCACCATCGAGGACGACGGCACGATCTTCATCGGCGCTGTCGACGGCGAGTCGGTGGAGGCGGCGCGCGCCATGATCGCGGGCATCGCGACCCCGGCGATGCCGGAGGTCGGCGAACGCTACCTCGGCACGGTGGTCAAGACCACGAACTTCGGCGCGTTCATCTCCTTGGTGCCGGGCCGGGACGGGCTGCTGCACATCTCCAAGTTGCGCGCGCTGTCGGGTGGTAAGCGGGTCGAGAACGTCGAGGACGTCCTCAAGGTTGGTGACAAGCTGCAGGTGGAGATCGGCGAGATCGACGAACGTGGCAAGCTGTCCCTCGTGCCCGTCCTCGACGATTCCAACAAGCCCCGCAAGAAGTGA
- the rpsO gene encoding 30S ribosomal protein S15 — protein MSLDTATKKRIIEEFATKEGDTGSPEVQVALLTHRINHLTEHLKVHKHDHHSRRGLLLLVGQRRRLLNYLAKKDIERYRSLIERLGLRR, from the coding sequence GTGTCGCTCGACACCGCCACGAAGAAGCGGATCATTGAAGAGTTCGCGACCAAAGAGGGCGACACAGGCTCGCCCGAGGTTCAGGTCGCGCTGCTGACGCATCGGATCAACCACCTGACCGAGCACCTCAAGGTGCACAAGCACGACCACCACAGCCGCCGCGGGCTGCTCCTTCTCGTGGGGCAGCGGCGCCGGCTGCTTAACTACCTGGCAAAGAAGGACATCGAGCGCTACCGGTCGCTCATCGAGCGGCTTGGTCTGCGGCGGTAG
- a CDS encoding bifunctional riboflavin kinase/FAD synthetase, with product MRRWDDVTEVPSDLGPTAVTIGVFDGVHRGHQRVIGRTVEQARAHGAKAVVVTFDPHPTAVVRPDAVPPLLATVDRRLELFEALGVDAALVIPFDKERSQQPAEEFVRELTDTLRPVAVVVGEDFRFGHKAKGDVALLRRLGERFGFTVEGLSRRVDAELDRPAQAEAVSSTVVRQRLEEGDVAGANELLGRLFEVEGTVVEGAHRGRELGYPTANVPPSPGMALPADGVYAGWLRRVDDGTKAGTPLPAAISVGTNPQFGHEPRRVEAYVLDRDDLELYGVRVVVSFVERVRGQQRFDSVEALVAQMGEDVERIRQILDVPRP from the coding sequence ATGCGACGCTGGGACGATGTGACCGAGGTGCCCTCCGACCTGGGGCCGACAGCCGTCACCATCGGCGTCTTCGATGGAGTGCACCGAGGCCACCAGCGGGTCATCGGGCGTACCGTCGAGCAGGCGCGGGCTCACGGTGCCAAGGCGGTGGTGGTCACGTTCGACCCACATCCCACCGCGGTGGTCCGACCCGACGCCGTACCGCCACTCCTGGCCACGGTGGACCGGCGCCTGGAGCTCTTCGAGGCCCTCGGTGTCGACGCCGCCCTGGTGATCCCGTTCGACAAGGAGCGCTCCCAGCAGCCGGCTGAGGAGTTCGTGCGGGAACTCACCGACACGCTGCGGCCGGTGGCCGTCGTTGTGGGCGAGGACTTCCGGTTCGGTCACAAGGCGAAGGGCGATGTCGCCTTGCTGCGCCGACTGGGCGAACGGTTCGGCTTCACCGTCGAGGGACTGAGCCGACGGGTTGACGCCGAGCTCGATCGGCCCGCGCAGGCGGAGGCGGTGTCGTCCACGGTCGTGCGTCAGCGGCTGGAGGAGGGCGATGTCGCCGGCGCGAACGAGCTGCTCGGCCGTCTGTTCGAGGTCGAGGGCACCGTGGTCGAAGGTGCTCATCGCGGTCGTGAGCTGGGCTATCCCACCGCGAACGTGCCCCCCTCGCCCGGTATGGCACTCCCGGCCGACGGCGTCTACGCCGGGTGGCTTCGCCGAGTGGACGACGGCACGAAGGCCGGCACGCCGCTGCCCGCGGCCATCTCGGTGGGCACCAACCCCCAGTTCGGGCACGAGCCCCGCCGGGTCGAGGCGTACGTCCTCGACCGCGACGACCTCGAGCTGTACGGCGTCCGGGTTGTGGTGAGCTTCGTCGAGCGGGTTCGTGGGCAGCAGCGCTTCGACTCCGTGGAGGCGCTGGTCGCGCAGATGGGAGAGGACGTCGAGCGGATCCGGCAGATCCTCGACGTGCCCCGCCCCTGA
- the truB gene encoding tRNA pseudouridine(55) synthase TruB, which produces MAVDGIVIVDKPAGMTSHDVVSRVRRLARTRRVGHAGTLDPMATGVLVLGVERATRLLGHLALEDKSYEATIRLGVATQTDDAEGEVVSRTPAGHVTTEQIHAGVAELTGEILQVPSAVSAVKVGGERAYRKVRAGQRVELPPRRVVVSRFDVREIRRLGDEVDLDVVVDCSSGTYIRALARDLGAKLGVGGHLRALRRTRVGRYGLDRARPLAELEEDFQVQPIAEVAAETFPRYDLDAETARLVGFGQRLPHVRLGAGRVAMFGPDGRFLALYEDTEQGARPVAVFAG; this is translated from the coding sequence GTGGCGGTCGACGGGATCGTCATAGTCGACAAGCCAGCCGGGATGACCTCCCACGACGTGGTGAGCCGGGTTCGGCGGCTGGCCAGGACACGTCGCGTCGGACACGCCGGCACGCTCGACCCCATGGCGACCGGGGTGCTGGTGCTCGGCGTTGAGCGCGCCACGCGGCTGCTTGGACACCTCGCGCTGGAGGACAAGTCCTACGAGGCCACCATCCGACTCGGCGTCGCGACCCAGACCGACGACGCCGAGGGGGAGGTGGTGTCGAGGACACCGGCCGGGCACGTCACGACCGAGCAGATCCATGCCGGCGTCGCGGAGCTGACCGGCGAGATCCTCCAGGTGCCGTCAGCGGTGTCGGCGGTCAAGGTCGGCGGCGAGCGTGCCTACCGCAAGGTCCGAGCGGGCCAGCGGGTCGAGCTGCCACCCCGGCGCGTCGTGGTCAGTCGGTTCGATGTTCGAGAGATCCGCCGCTTGGGCGACGAGGTGGACCTGGACGTGGTCGTGGACTGCTCGAGCGGCACGTACATCCGGGCTCTGGCTCGTGACCTGGGAGCCAAGCTCGGCGTCGGTGGCCACCTGCGCGCTCTGCGCCGGACCAGGGTCGGCCGGTATGGGCTCGACCGAGCTCGGCCCTTGGCGGAGCTGGAGGAGGACTTCCAGGTCCAGCCGATCGCCGAGGTTGCCGCCGAGACGTTCCCCCGCTACGACCTGGACGCGGAGACTGCCCGACTGGTGGGGTTCGGACAGCGACTGCCCCATGTGCGCCTCGGCGCGGGTCGGGTGGCGATGTTCGGGCCGGACGGCCGGTTCCTGGCCTTGTACGAGGACACCGAGCAGGGCGCGCGGCCTGTCGCCGTGTTCGCGGGTTGA
- the rbfA gene encoding 30S ribosome-binding factor RbfA: MNQARVNQLADRIRVIVAGMLERRVKDPRLGFVTVTDVRLTGDLRDATVFYTVFGGDQDRAGTAAALASATGMIRSEVGRQLGLRHTPSLRFVPDAVPENAAHIEDLLRRARESDAEVARRAANAQYAGDPDPYRTPSEDDSEAE, from the coding sequence ATGAACCAAGCGCGGGTGAACCAGCTGGCCGACCGGATCCGTGTCATCGTCGCGGGAATGCTCGAGCGGAGGGTCAAGGACCCCAGACTCGGCTTCGTGACCGTGACGGACGTCCGCCTCACCGGGGACCTGCGCGACGCGACGGTCTTCTATACGGTGTTCGGCGGTGACCAGGACCGAGCGGGCACGGCGGCGGCCCTGGCCAGCGCCACGGGCATGATCCGGTCCGAGGTGGGCCGCCAGCTCGGGCTCCGGCACACGCCCAGCCTTCGGTTCGTGCCTGACGCCGTACCGGAGAACGCCGCGCACATCGAGGATCTCTTGCGCCGGGCACGGGAGTCCGACGCGGAGGTGGCCCGGCGGGCGGCCAACGCCCAGTACGCCGGTGACCCCGATCCTTATCGGACCCCGTCGGAGGATGACTCTGAGGCGGAGTAA
- a CDS encoding DUF503 domain-containing protein, with the protein MAGRSTVTSHRPAGGVSGARPVLPDPVLARRHWVDARGRVGVKVFTGTLCADVRLGAVRSLKEKRSTIRPIVAEIQRRFSVSVAETGYHDLYRRAEIGVAVVSGEARQCRDVLDAVERLLASRPEIEILDVRRQLFSADD; encoded by the coding sequence GTGGCTGGTCGCTCGACAGTGACCAGCCACCGGCCCGCCGGCGGGGTCAGTGGCGCCCGGCCGGTGCTGCCGGACCCGGTCCTGGCCAGGCGTCACTGGGTCGACGCGCGAGGGCGTGTCGGAGTCAAGGTGTTCACGGGAACGTTGTGCGCCGATGTGCGCCTCGGGGCGGTTCGGTCCCTGAAGGAGAAGCGCTCCACGATCCGTCCGATCGTGGCCGAGATCCAACGTCGGTTCAGTGTCTCGGTCGCCGAGACCGGCTATCACGACCTCTACCGTCGCGCCGAGATCGGGGTCGCGGTGGTCAGCGGGGAAGCGCGCCAGTGCCGAGATGTTCTCGACGCCGTGGAGCGCCTGCTGGCGAGCAGACCGGAGATTGAGATCCTGGACGTACGCAGGCAGCTCTTCTCCGCCGACGACTAG